The genome window CAACCTGATCGACGTCGCCACCTCCTACGGTCTCACCGGCCGCCAGGCCGAGGCCGCGCTGCTCGACTCCGGCATCGTCACCAACCGCAACGCCATCCCGGCCGACCCGAACGGCGCCTGGTACACCTCCGGCATCCGTATCGGCACGCCCGCGCTGACCACGCGGGGTCTGGGCACCGCCGAGATGGACGAGGTCGCCGGTCTCATCGACCGCGTCCTCACCACCACCGAGTCCGGCACCACCAAGTCGGGCGCCCCCTCCAAGGCGCAGCACGTCCTCGACGCGAAGGTCGCCGACGAGATCTCCCGCCGCGCCACCGACCTCGTCGCCGGCTTCCCGCTCTACCCCGAGATCGACCTCGGCTGACCCCACCCCCGGCCCTGGCCCCAGGCGGCTGCCCCCCGGGGGCCAGGCCCGGCGCGCCGCCCGCGCCCCGCCGTCCACCTCCGTCAGCCGTACTGTGTTCCTCGTCTCATCGACGGTGATCGACCGTGATCGACAACGGTCAAGGTCGGTCCGCTCACGTCCGAGCCTGCTCGGTTCCCAGCCGTGTCACATCTGTTTCCGGTCGGTTCCGGAACGGTCCCCGACACCTGAGAGAATGGTGAGCATGGCCTCTGACCGACCCCGCGTGCTCTCCGGCATCCAGCCCACCGCCGGCTCGTTCCACCTCGGCAACTACCTCGGCGCCGTCCGCCAGTGGGTGGCGCTGCAGGAGTCCCACGACGCCTTCTACATGGTCGTCGACCTGCACGCGATCACCGTGGCGCAGGACCCCGCGGACCTGCGCGCCAACACCCGGCTCGCCGCCGCGCAGCTCCTCGCCGCCGGTCTCGACCCGGAGCGCTGCACGCTCTTCGTCCAGAGCCACGTCCCCGAGCACGCGCAGCTCGGCTGGGTCATGAACTGCCTCACCGGCTTCGGCGAGGCCTCCCGGATGACCCAGTTCAAGGACAAGTCCGCCAAGCAGGGCGCCGACCGCGCGAGCGTCGGCCTCTTCACGTACCCGATCCTCCAGGTCGCCGACATCCTGCTGTACCAGGCGAACGAGGTGCCGGTCGGCGAGGACCAGCGCCAGCACATCGAGCTGACCCGCGACCTCGCCGAGCGCTTCAACGGCCGCTTCGGCGAGACCTTCACGATCCCGAAGCCGTACATCCTGAAGGAGACGGCGAAGATCTACGACCTTCAGGACCCCGCGATCAAGATGAGCAAGTCGGCGTCGACCCCGAAGGGGTTGATCAACCTGCTCGACGACCCGAAGATCACCGCGAAGAAGGTCAAGAGCGCGGTCACCGACACGGACACGGTGATCCGCTTCGACACCGCGGAGAAGCCGGGCGTCAGCAACCTGCTCACCATCTACTCGACCCTCACGGGGGCGGGTATCGCGGAACTGGAGGAGAAGTACGTCGGCAAGGGCTACGGTGCGCTGAAGACGGACCTCGCCGAGGCCATGGTCGAGTTCGTGACGCCGTTCCGGGAGCGCACCCAGCAGTATCTGGACGACCCGGAGACGCTCGACTCGCTCCTGGCCAAGGGGGCCGAGAAGGCGCGCGCGGTCGCCGCGGAGACGCTCTCCCAGGCGTACGACAGGGTGGGCTTCCTGCCCGCCAAGCACTGAGCCGCACCACCTCTGCCCCGAGCGCCCGATCGCACCACCGGTCGCACCACCGGTCGCACCACCGACAGCGCCGCACATCACTCCCGCTGCGCCTGCCCGGAACACCGCCATGGCCGTACAGTCGATAGCCGGTGCGGTCGAAGGCCGGTGCGACGGGGCGCGGCCGACAAGGACTACGACAACTCGCATGACACGACGACAGGAGACGACGTGGGGACCGTAACGATCGGTGTGTCGATCGCGGTCCCGGAGCCCCACGGCAGCCAGCTCCAGGAGCGGCGCGCGGGCTTCGGCGACGCCGCTGCTCACGGCATCCCCACGCATGTCACGCTGCTCCCGCCGACAGAGGTCGGGGCCGTCGAGCTGCCGGCCGTCGAGGCGCACCTCGCCGAGGTCGCGTCGACCGGCCGGCCCTTCCCGATGCGGCTGTCCGGCACGGGCACCTTCCGCCCGCTGTCACCCGTCGTGTTCGTACGGGTCGTCGAGGGCGCCGAGGCCTGCACCTGGCTGCAGAAGCAGGTCCGGGACGCCTCCGGGCCGGTGGCCCGCGAGCTGAACTTCCCGTACCACCCGCATGTCACCGTGGCGCACGGCATCGCCGAGGAGGCGATGGACCGGGCGTTCGAGGAACTCGCCGGGTACGAGGCCCAGTGGCCCTGCACCGGCTTCGCGCTCTACGAACAGGGACCCGACGGCGTCTGGCGCAAGCTGCGCGAGTTCGCGTTCGGCGGGTCCGTCGTGCCGCCACAGGCGGGCGCACCCGTGGGGGACACGACACTCCCGACCCGCTGACCCTCCCGCTACAGCGGCAGGCGGCGGAACACCGCCCTCGGTACGTGCCTCAGTGCCGCCATGACCAGACGCAGCGCACCCGGTACCCAGACCGTCTCCGAGCGGCGGCGCAGGCCCAGCTCGATGGCGGCGGCCACCGCCTCCGGGGTCGTGGCCAGCGGTGATTCCGGGAGGCCCGCGGTCATGCTGGTGCGGACGAAGCCGGGGCGGACCAGCATCACATGCGCGCCGGTGCCGTGGAGGGCGTCGCCGAGGCCCTGGGTGAAGGTGTCCAGGCCGGCCTTGCTGGAGCCGTAGATGAAGTTGGAGCGGCGGGCGCGCTCGGCGGCGACGGAGGACAGGACGACGAGGGAGCCGTGCCCCTGTGCCTGGAGGGCCCGCCCGCAGACCAGTGCCGACGAGACGGCGCCCGTGTAGTTGGTCTGGGCGACCCGCGCGGCGGCCACCGGGTCGCGCTCGTCGTTCGCCTGGTCGCCGAGGACACCGAAGGCGAGCAGGACCATGTCGATGTCGCCCTCGGCGAAGACCTTGCCGAGGATCGCCTCGTGGGACTCCGGGTCGAGCGCGTCGAAGGAGATCGTGTGGGTCTCCGCGCCGAGTCCGCGCAGATGACCGGCCGCGTTCTCCAGATCCTGCGAGGGGCGCCCCGCCAGCCACACCGTGCGGGTGCGGCGGGCGATCAGCCGACGGGCCGTGGCGAGCGCGATGTCCGACGTACCGCCGAGGATCAGCAGGGACTGGGGGGTGCCGAAGGCGTCCTTCATGACAGCTCCTGGGTGTGGGGGTGGGGACAGGGGGTTCCGGGGGCCACCGGTGTCGTGGGCCGCTACAGGCCCAGACGGCGGGCCAGGTCCGACACGAAGACCCCGGCCGGGTCCAACTCCCGCCGCAGCGCGCGGAATTCGGGCAGCCGGGGATACATCGCGGCCAGCAGTTCGGGGCGCAGCCGGGCGTCCTTCGCCAGATAGACGCGGCCGGCGGCGCCGGCGACCTCCTCGTCGAGCGTGTCCAGGAAGGCGCCGAGTCCGGGCAGGCCCGCCGGGATGTCCAGGGCGAGGGTCCAGCCCGGCATCGGGAAGGACAGCCAGCCGGGGTCGCCCTCGCCGAACCGCTTCAGGACGGCGAGGAAGGAGGCGCAGCGGCGCGCCGAGACCCGGTCCACGATCCGGCGCAGGGCCTCCTCCTGGCCGTACCCGACGACGAACTGGTACTGGACGAAGCCGGACCGGCCGTAGATCCGGTTCCAGTGCGGGACCCCGTCGAGGGGGTGGAAGAAGGAGGAGATCCGCTGCGGCTCGCCCGTGCGGGAGCGGGGTGCGCGGCGGTACCACAGCTCGTTGAAGAGGCCCACGGCCGTACGGCCGAGGAGGCCGTCCGGGAGATGGGCGGGGGCGGCCGGGAGCCGCCGGGTCCGGAACTCCAACGGCCTGCCGAGAGGGCCGCGCAGCGCCTCCAGGGGGGCGTGGTCGCCGCGGGTCAGGACCGCGCGGCCGGTCGACGCGCCCCTGGCGAGGAGGTCGATCCAGGCGACGGAGTAGCGGTGGTGGCGGTCGCCGGCCGTGAGCCGGGCGAGGAGGTCGTCGAGGTCGCGGGCGCGTTCGGTGTCGACGGACATCCAGGACGTCTCGACGGGCAGGAGACGGACCGTCGCGGTGAGGATGACACCGGTCAGGCCCATACCTCCGGCCGTGGCGTCGAAGAGCGGGGTGCCGGGGACGACCGTGCGGATCTCGCCGTCCGCCGTCAGCAGATCGAGGGACAGGACATGGCGGGCGAACGACCCGGACACATGGTGGTTCTTGCCGTGGATGTCGGCCGCGACGGCACCGCCGACGGTCACCTGACGGGTCCCGGGCGTCACCGGCACGAACCAGCCCAGCGGGAGCAGCACCTCCATCAGCCGGTGCAGCGAGACCCCCGCGTCGCACAGGACCGTGCCGCCGTCCGCGTCGATGGCGTGGATCCGGTCGAGGCCCGTCATGTCGAGGACGGTCCCGCCCGCGTTCTGCGCCGCGTCCCCGTACGCCCGCCCGAGCCCCCGGGCGATCCCGCCGCGCGCCCCGCACGCCCGTACGGCGGTCGCGGCCTCGTCGTACGTACGCGGGCGGAGCAGCAGGGCGGTGGTCGGGGCGGTACGGCCCCAGCCGGTGACGGGGGCCGTGCGGCCCGGGGCGGCGGCAGGACCGGGGGCGGGGGGTGCGGGAGCCGGAGGGGCTGGGGCGGCGTCGGCTGGCATGACCGCGACCGTATCGCCGCGTGTGCGGAGGAATCGGGCGCTTCGGCCCGGCCGCTCTGCCGCCTCACCGAAATGGGTGATTAACGGGTGATCAAGGGGATGTCGTTCAAGATTGCCGTAATTCTGGGACGGCCGCCTAGAAGAGTGACACGGCATGGATGAAGTTGACGTCGTCGACGCTGTGCGCGGCCTGGACCGGCGGCTGCTCTCCGCGCTCCACGCCCGTGCCGCCGACCCCCGCGTGGCCACCGCCGCGCGCGGGCTGTCCTGGGTGGGGGAGCACGGCCTGCTGTGGCTCGCGGCCGGACTGGCCGGGGCCGCCGTCGACCGGGAGCGGCGCGCTGTCTGGCTGCGCGGCACGGCGCTGACCGCCGGGGCGCATCTGGCCAGCATGGGCGTCAAGCGGGCCGTACGACGGCCCCGCCCCGCGCATGTCGAGCCCCTCGTCCGCACCGCCGGACGGCACTCCTTCCCCAGCTCGCACGCGAGTTCGGCCACGGCGGCGGTGGCCGTCGTGGCCCACGGCGCGCTGGGCGGCCCGCTGCTGCTCCCCGCCGCCGCCCCGCTCGCCGCCGCGATGTGCCTCTCCCGGCTGGTGGCCGGGGTGCACTACCCGTCGGACGTGGCGGCGGGCGTCGCCCTCGGGGCGCTCACGGCCCGGCTCGGCGCGCACTGGGTGGTGAACGGCCATGGCTGAGCGCACGGTGGTCCTGGAGCGCCGGACGCTCCCCGGGCGGGCGCCCCTGAGGGCAGGCCTCGCCCTCGGCCTCCTGCGCACCGCGCGCCCCCGCCAGTGGATCAAGAACATCCTGGTCGTCGCCGCGCCCGCGGCGGCCGGGGAACTCCTCACACCCCGCGCGCTCACCCGGCTCCCCCTCGTCTTCGTCCTCTTCACGGCCTGCGCCGCCGCCGTGTACCTCGTCAACGA of Streptomyces phaeolivaceus contains these proteins:
- the trpS gene encoding tryptophan--tRNA ligase; amino-acid sequence: MASDRPRVLSGIQPTAGSFHLGNYLGAVRQWVALQESHDAFYMVVDLHAITVAQDPADLRANTRLAAAQLLAAGLDPERCTLFVQSHVPEHAQLGWVMNCLTGFGEASRMTQFKDKSAKQGADRASVGLFTYPILQVADILLYQANEVPVGEDQRQHIELTRDLAERFNGRFGETFTIPKPYILKETAKIYDLQDPAIKMSKSASTPKGLINLLDDPKITAKKVKSAVTDTDTVIRFDTAEKPGVSNLLTIYSTLTGAGIAELEEKYVGKGYGALKTDLAEAMVEFVTPFRERTQQYLDDPETLDSLLAKGAEKARAVAAETLSQAYDRVGFLPAKH
- a CDS encoding FAD-binding oxidoreductase, which codes for MPADAAPAPPAPAPPAPGPAAAPGRTAPVTGWGRTAPTTALLLRPRTYDEAATAVRACGARGGIARGLGRAYGDAAQNAGGTVLDMTGLDRIHAIDADGGTVLCDAGVSLHRLMEVLLPLGWFVPVTPGTRQVTVGGAVAADIHGKNHHVSGSFARHVLSLDLLTADGEIRTVVPGTPLFDATAGGMGLTGVILTATVRLLPVETSWMSVDTERARDLDDLLARLTAGDRHHRYSVAWIDLLARGASTGRAVLTRGDHAPLEALRGPLGRPLEFRTRRLPAAPAHLPDGLLGRTAVGLFNELWYRRAPRSRTGEPQRISSFFHPLDGVPHWNRIYGRSGFVQYQFVVGYGQEEALRRIVDRVSARRCASFLAVLKRFGEGDPGWLSFPMPGWTLALDIPAGLPGLGAFLDTLDEEVAGAAGRVYLAKDARLRPELLAAMYPRLPEFRALRRELDPAGVFVSDLARRLGL
- a CDS encoding 2'-5' RNA ligase family protein, producing MGTVTIGVSIAVPEPHGSQLQERRAGFGDAAAHGIPTHVTLLPPTEVGAVELPAVEAHLAEVASTGRPFPMRLSGTGTFRPLSPVVFVRVVEGAEACTWLQKQVRDASGPVARELNFPYHPHVTVAHGIAEEAMDRAFEELAGYEAQWPCTGFALYEQGPDGVWRKLREFAFGGSVVPPQAGAPVGDTTLPTR
- a CDS encoding phosphatase PAP2 family protein, with the protein product MDEVDVVDAVRGLDRRLLSALHARAADPRVATAARGLSWVGEHGLLWLAAGLAGAAVDRERRAVWLRGTALTAGAHLASMGVKRAVRRPRPAHVEPLVRTAGRHSFPSSHASSATAAVAVVAHGALGGPLLLPAAAPLAAAMCLSRLVAGVHYPSDVAAGVALGALTARLGAHWVVNGHG
- a CDS encoding decaprenylphospho-beta-D-erythro-pentofuranosid-2-ulose 2-reductase — its product is MKDAFGTPQSLLILGGTSDIALATARRLIARRTRTVWLAGRPSQDLENAAGHLRGLGAETHTISFDALDPESHEAILGKVFAEGDIDMVLLAFGVLGDQANDERDPVAAARVAQTNYTGAVSSALVCGRALQAQGHGSLVVLSSVAAERARRSNFIYGSSKAGLDTFTQGLGDALHGTGAHVMLVRPGFVRTSMTAGLPESPLATTPEAVAAAIELGLRRRSETVWVPGALRLVMAALRHVPRAVFRRLPL